In a single window of the Zea mays cultivar B73 chromosome 5, Zm-B73-REFERENCE-NAM-5.0, whole genome shotgun sequence genome:
- the LOC103628430 gene encoding uncharacterized protein isoform X1 — protein MASAAHDSTGDAEGNNPTIAGLADHFSRAAEEDMASAGHDSTGDAEGNVARDEETEAPTQRAPWRPRAATKGKQLDRMTKVMQRRLPIAVEEGKKRPHEPVQAAKFASEAGIIIWETMPILTRWKDYKDDQKYYNSFVSQLNGRLSVNTEDKATKEACTDMLRSALKNQRYRLKQKYFNGVPANEIRTTSPVSYMTDEQWRALVAKWSDPKNMEISEKNKQNRSQVKFHQATGSRCYVAHLHAYKQKRNREEPSLDQTEELDVVDAFKTCHTSSKRGLIEPAREALYRMEALRAEPVAEGEIAASSVHLVSKVLSQSSSHQFLKSVGIKTSASSKASSSNQSELREQLAAEATAAVQGELDQLRKKCEEAEEQQATTQRELEEYKKITEKNNKEMEETNVLIKKLLSLHGNSSSST, from the exons atggcatctgctgctcatgacagtacaggtgatgctGAAGGCAACAACCCTACTATAGctggacttgctgatcatttcagcagagctgcagaggaagacatggcatctgctggtcatgacagtacaggtgatgctGAAGGCAATGTAGCTAGAGATGAAGAAACTGAAG CTCCTACACAACGAGCACCATGGAGACCCAGGGCAGCAACTAAGGGAAAACAATTGGACAGGATGACTAAAGTTATGCAAAGGAGACTGCCCATAGCTGTCGAGGAAGGCAAAAAAAGGCCACATGAACCTGTTCAAGCTGCCAAGTTTGCATCAGAGGCTGGTATCATTATTTGGGAAACCATGCCTATCCTAACTCGTTGGAAAGATTACAAGGACGACCAGAAATACTACAATAGCTTTGTGTCACagctaaat GGGCGCTTGTCCGTTAACACTGAGGACAAGGCAACAAAGGAAGCTTGCACCGATATGCTACGCTCTGCGTTAAAAAACCAGCGTTATCGGCTCAAGCAGAAATACTTCAATGGTGTACCTGCAAATGAGATTAGGACAACTTCTCCTGTATCTTACATGACTGATGAACAGTGGAGGGCATTAGTTGCAAAGTGGTCTGATCCAAAGAACATG GAAATAAGTGAAAAGAACAAGCAGAACCGCAGTCAAGTCAAGTTTCATCAGGCTACGGGTTCTCGCTGCTATGTGGCACACTTACATGCATAT AAGCAGAAGAGAAACAGAGAAGAACCCAGCTTAGATCAGACTGAAGAACTAGATGTGGTGGACGCCTTCAAGACCTGCCATACTAGCTCCAAACGTGGCCTGATTGAACCGGCAAGAGAAGCACTt TATCGTATGGAGGCTTTGAGggctgaacctgttgctgaaggtgagATTGCAGCATCCAGTGTGCACCTAGTGTCCAAGGTGTTGTCCCAGAGTAGCTCACACCAATTCCTGAAGAGCGTTGGCATCAAAACATCGGCATCCTCCAAGGCATCATCATCAAATCAAAGTGAGCTTCGGGAACAACTTGCAGCTGAAGCGACGGCTGCTGTTCAAGGTGAACTCGACCAGCTCAGGAAGAAATGTGAAGAAGCTGAGGAACAACAGGCGACGACACAAAGGGAGTTGGAGGAGTACAAGAAGATAACAGAGAAGAacaacaaggagatggaggagaccaatgtgctcatcaagaagctcttgtccttgcatggtaactcttcttcTTCGACATGA
- the LOC103628430 gene encoding uncharacterized protein isoform X2 — protein MASAAHDSTGDAEGNNPTIAGLADHFSRAAEEDMASAGHDSTGDAEGNVARDEETEAPTQRAPWRPRAATKGKQLDRMTKVMQRRLPIAVEEGKKRPHEPVQAAKFASEAGIIIWETMPILTRWKDYKDDQKYYNSFVSQLNGRLSVNTEDKATKEACTDMLRSALKNQRYRLKQKYFNGVPANEIRTTSPVSYMTDEQWRALVAKWSDPKNMEISEKNKQNRSQVKFHQATGSRCYVAHLHAYKQKRNREEPSLDQTEELDVVDAFKTCHTSSKRGLIEPAREALYRMEALRAEPVAEGEIAASSVHLVSKVLSQSSSHQFLKSVGIKTSASSKASSSNQSELREQLAAEATAAVQGELDQLRKKCEEAEEQQATTQRELEEYKKITEKNNKEMEETNVLIKKLLSLHDVLQ, from the exons atggcatctgctgctcatgacagtacaggtgatgctGAAGGCAACAACCCTACTATAGctggacttgctgatcatttcagcagagctgcagaggaagacatggcatctgctggtcatgacagtacaggtgatgctGAAGGCAATGTAGCTAGAGATGAAGAAACTGAAG CTCCTACACAACGAGCACCATGGAGACCCAGGGCAGCAACTAAGGGAAAACAATTGGACAGGATGACTAAAGTTATGCAAAGGAGACTGCCCATAGCTGTCGAGGAAGGCAAAAAAAGGCCACATGAACCTGTTCAAGCTGCCAAGTTTGCATCAGAGGCTGGTATCATTATTTGGGAAACCATGCCTATCCTAACTCGTTGGAAAGATTACAAGGACGACCAGAAATACTACAATAGCTTTGTGTCACagctaaat GGGCGCTTGTCCGTTAACACTGAGGACAAGGCAACAAAGGAAGCTTGCACCGATATGCTACGCTCTGCGTTAAAAAACCAGCGTTATCGGCTCAAGCAGAAATACTTCAATGGTGTACCTGCAAATGAGATTAGGACAACTTCTCCTGTATCTTACATGACTGATGAACAGTGGAGGGCATTAGTTGCAAAGTGGTCTGATCCAAAGAACATG GAAATAAGTGAAAAGAACAAGCAGAACCGCAGTCAAGTCAAGTTTCATCAGGCTACGGGTTCTCGCTGCTATGTGGCACACTTACATGCATAT AAGCAGAAGAGAAACAGAGAAGAACCCAGCTTAGATCAGACTGAAGAACTAGATGTGGTGGACGCCTTCAAGACCTGCCATACTAGCTCCAAACGTGGCCTGATTGAACCGGCAAGAGAAGCACTt TATCGTATGGAGGCTTTGAGggctgaacctgttgctgaaggtgagATTGCAGCATCCAGTGTGCACCTAGTGTCCAAGGTGTTGTCCCAGAGTAGCTCACACCAATTCCTGAAGAGCGTTGGCATCAAAACATCGGCATCCTCCAAGGCATCATCATCAAATCAAAGTGAGCTTCGGGAACAACTTGCAGCTGAAGCGACGGCTGCTGTTCAAGGTGAACTCGACCAGCTCAGGAAGAAATGTGAAGAAGCTGAGGAACAACAGGCGACGACACAAAGGGAGTTGGAGGAGTACAAGAAGATAACAGAGAAGAacaacaaggagatggaggagaccaatgtgctcatcaagaagctcttgtccttgcatg atgtcttaCAATAG